Proteins co-encoded in one Inmirania thermothiophila genomic window:
- a CDS encoding DUF4398 domain-containing protein yields the protein MAELATYTKGGVAAVLLALLLGACATAPVQEMSDARQTVEAARQAGAAERAPALLEEAERLLEQAERALEARRFREAREAALRARERAAQARREAAGR from the coding sequence ATGGCGGAGCTCGCCACGTACACCAAGGGGGGGGTCGCCGCGGTCCTCCTCGCCCTCCTGCTCGGCGCCTGCGCCACCGCACCGGTGCAGGAGATGAGCGATGCGCGCCAGACCGTGGAGGCGGCGCGGCAGGCCGGCGCCGCAGAGCGGGCGCCGGCCCTGCTCGAGGAGGCCGAGCGGCTGCTGGAGCAGGCGGAGCGCGCCCTCGAGGCGAGGCGCTTCCGCGAGGCGCGCGAGGCGGCGCTGCGTGCCCGCGAGCGGGCCGCGCAGGCGCGGCGCGAGGCCGCGGGGCGCTGA